In Hyalangium ruber, the genomic window GGCATTCTCCGCCTCCAGCAGCGCCGCCACCTGCTTGGCCGTCTCCAAGTCTCGCAGCTGCTCCACTCGCACCATGACTACCTGACAGGTGCTACAAGCCACTGCCTACCGCAAGGACTTTCTCGTCCACCGCCGGAGGCGACAGCTTCCACCGCCCCGCCAACTCGCAGCCCTCCAGGAAGAGCGACAGCTCGCTCACCGTCAACTCCACTGCCTGCGCGCCCTCGTCGCACCAGGGCCGAGCGAAGCGTCCCCGGAAGAGTCTCTTGGTGAGCAGCACCAGGCCCGTGCCGTCGAAGTGCAGCACCTTGGCCCGGCGCCGGCTGCGGCCGACGAAGAGGAAGACGTCGCCCTTGAGCAGCTGCCGCCCCAACTGCTGCTCGACGAGGGCACCCAGTCCATCGAAGCCCTTGCGCATGTCCACCGGGGCCGCGTACGCGAAGACGCGCACGGCGCGCGTGTGCGTCAGCATCCCAGTCTCCCCAACAGCTGGGCAGCGGCCTCCAGCGTCAGCCCC contains:
- the tnpB gene encoding IS66 family insertion sequence element accessory protein TnpB (TnpB, as the term is used for proteins encoded by IS66 family insertion elements, is considered an accessory protein, since TnpC, encoded by a neighboring gene, is a DDE family transposase.), whose protein sequence is MLTHTRAVRVFAYAAPVDMRKGFDGLGALVEQQLGRQLLKGDVFLFVGRSRRRAKVLHFDGTGLVLLTKRLFRGRFARPWCDEGAQAVELTVSELSLFLEGCELAGRWKLSPPAVDEKVLAVGSGL